From Nitrosopumilus zosterae, the proteins below share one genomic window:
- a CDS encoding NADH-quinone oxidoreductase subunit L: protein MATESFGLPFEVGTLSAWLVWILPFAAALIIPGVGKLSKHATGYVAVAFALMSALSAATMIPVALEAHELHHQIMWIESIGLKGGVLADPLSIIMANVVGWISFLIMIYSTGYMKGDKDITRFWFWMMFFIGSMQLIVLSDNLLQVFFGWEGVGLASYALISFWYRDKKKDHVGVEGRTVLGMLDYYAPTHAGMKAFIMTKVGDVMMIAGMLLIFLFAGTFGFKELMGDTAWATAMSAQGLLIPAFVLLFGGAIGKSAQFPLNEWLLEAMTGPTAVSALIHAATMVKAGVFLVARIGPLVFALGAAGIMADQFFEIVAWVGAITALLLATQGMVNPEIKKVLAYSTGSQIGYMMMAMGVAGLSHQYVDGYTAGFFHLISHAMFKASLFMAAGSLLHIVGSRFMTDMGGLRKHMKKTYAFMWAAGLGLMGAPFISTGFWSKDAIFAAVYESGNEWAVPLYAIAVLTAVITAFYTTRMIGMVFFGKKSKHIEKMEEEGHHIHEASLSMWVPYGILAVLTIGIGLIGLSTEEGLHHLFTDYLEHSFGIHTEHVAAEASILPEFLQGLNPVALGSSLAAFAIGIGLGYIFYIGRWVDPVRFVNSNIFFYAIHKIILNRWYLNAIIYWCFVVAPLWLARGVFRYFEKTAIDYGMNDGVQKAVGWSARVVQGTQTGVSQSYLFVFGAGLLFVVLILLI from the coding sequence ATGGCTACAGAATCTTTTGGATTGCCATTTGAAGTTGGAACTCTCAGTGCGTGGTTAGTTTGGATTTTACCATTTGCTGCTGCACTGATTATTCCAGGTGTTGGAAAATTATCAAAACATGCAACTGGATATGTTGCAGTTGCATTTGCTTTGATGAGTGCATTATCTGCAGCAACAATGATCCCAGTTGCTTTAGAGGCTCATGAGTTACATCATCAAATAATGTGGATTGAATCAATTGGTCTCAAAGGCGGTGTATTAGCCGATCCACTTTCAATTATCATGGCCAATGTTGTGGGTTGGATTTCTTTCTTGATTATGATATACAGCACAGGATACATGAAAGGGGATAAAGATATCACGAGATTCTGGTTTTGGATGATGTTCTTTATTGGCTCTATGCAGCTAATTGTGTTGTCTGATAACTTACTTCAAGTATTCTTTGGATGGGAAGGTGTAGGACTTGCATCATATGCTTTGATCAGCTTTTGGTATAGAGATAAGAAGAAAGATCATGTTGGTGTTGAAGGACGAACTGTTCTTGGCATGTTAGATTACTATGCTCCAACACATGCAGGTATGAAGGCATTCATCATGACCAAAGTTGGTGATGTTATGATGATTGCAGGTATGCTTTTGATATTTTTGTTTGCTGGAACCTTTGGATTCAAAGAATTAATGGGTGATACTGCATGGGCAACCGCAATGTCTGCTCAGGGACTTTTGATTCCTGCATTTGTATTGCTATTTGGAGGTGCGATAGGAAAATCCGCACAATTCCCACTAAACGAATGGCTCTTAGAAGCAATGACTGGTCCTACTGCCGTTTCAGCATTGATTCATGCTGCAACTATGGTCAAAGCAGGTGTGTTCTTAGTTGCAAGAATTGGACCACTTGTTTTTGCATTAGGTGCTGCAGGTATTATGGCAGATCAGTTCTTTGAGATTGTTGCTTGGGTTGGTGCAATCACTGCTTTGCTGTTGGCAACACAAGGAATGGTCAATCCTGAAATTAAGAAAGTTCTTGCATATTCTACTGGTTCTCAAATTGGTTATATGATGATGGCAATGGGTGTTGCGGGATTATCTCATCAATATGTGGATGGTTATACTGCAGGATTTTTCCACCTGATTTCACATGCAATGTTCAAAGCTTCATTATTCATGGCTGCGGGTTCTCTATTGCACATTGTAGGTTCTAGGTTCATGACAGATATGGGTGGCCTTAGAAAACACATGAAGAAGACTTATGCGTTCATGTGGGCTGCAGGTCTAGGTTTGATGGGTGCACCATTTATCTCAACTGGTTTCTGGAGTAAGGACGCAATATTTGCAGCAGTATATGAATCAGGAAACGAATGGGCAGTTCCACTTTACGCAATTGCAGTATTAACTGCCGTAATTACAGCATTTTACACTACAAGAATGATTGGCATGGTCTTCTTTGGAAAGAAGAGTAAACATATTGAAAAGATGGAAGAAGAAGGACATCATATTCATGAAGCATCATTATCAATGTGGGTTCCATATGGAATTCTTGCAGTGCTTACAATTGGAATTGGGTTGATTGGATTATCCACTGAAGAAGGACTACATCATTTGTTTACAGATTATCTTGAACATTCATTTGGTATCCACACTGAACATGTGGCTGCAGAAGCATCAATTCTGCCTGAATTCTTGCAAGGGCTCAATCCTGTTGCTCTTGGTTCATCGTTAGCTGCATTTGCAATTGGAATTGGATTAGGTTACATCTTCTATATTGGCAGATGGGTTGATCCAGTAAGATTTGTTAACTCTAACATCTTCTTTTATGCAATTCACAAAATTATCTTAAACAGATGGTATCTTAATGCAATTATCTACTGGTGCTTTGTTGTAGCACCATTATGGTTGGCAAGAGGTGTATTCAGATACTTTGAAAAGACAGCTATCGATTACGGTATGAATGATGGAGTTCAAAAAGCAGTTGGATGGAGTGCAAGAGTTGTTCAAGGAACCCAAACTGGTGTCTCACAGTCATATCTATTCGTATTTGGAGCAGGACTGCTATTCGTAGTCCTGATATTGTTGATATAG
- the pyrE gene encoding orotate phosphoribosyltransferase → MEFVKEFATFLYQKGIIKFGDFTLASGKKSSYYVDLRLVPSYPHEFRKMVKYLENEIAQKIGLENFDSFVSVPTGGLVITSALAIETVKPLIYVRSKPKDYGTSKAVEGKIHDGMKVIMIDDVATTGGSVVNAIKSLKEVNISIKDAYVIVNRMEGADEALADLEVNMHSILNILQITETLHKQNLVDESILEKVKKQINK, encoded by the coding sequence ATGGAATTTGTAAAAGAGTTTGCAACCTTTTTGTATCAAAAAGGAATAATAAAATTTGGAGATTTTACTCTTGCAAGTGGAAAAAAGAGTTCATACTATGTAGATCTAAGACTGGTTCCAAGCTATCCTCACGAATTTAGGAAAATGGTGAAATATCTTGAAAATGAGATTGCTCAAAAAATTGGTTTAGAAAATTTCGATTCTTTTGTTTCTGTACCAACAGGAGGACTGGTGATAACATCAGCGTTAGCAATAGAAACTGTAAAACCGTTAATCTATGTCAGAAGCAAACCCAAAGATTATGGTACTTCAAAAGCAGTTGAAGGAAAAATTCATGATGGGATGAAAGTGATTATGATTGACGATGTGGCAACTACTGGTGGCTCAGTTGTAAATGCAATAAAATCTCTAAAAGAAGTAAACATTTCAATAAAGGATGCATATGTAATTGTCAATAGAATGGAAGGAGCAGATGAGGCTTTGGCAGATTTAGAAGTCAACATGCATTCAATTCTAAATATTTTGCAGATAACAGAAACTTTACATAAACAAAATTTAGTCGATGAAAGTATTTTAGAAAAAGTGAAAAAACAAATCAACAAATGA
- a CDS encoding class I SAM-dependent methyltransferase has protein sequence MLKKALSSVLSEKESEDLISAFDQIGDIIIVRIPNSLLPKKKIIGETLLNEVKIARSVFYQASDVEGDFRTRNLEILAGEDNTETEYKEFGCKFIVDVEKAFFSPRLSTERERIANLIQDGEVVTNMFAGVGMFSVMAAKKKKCTVYSLDINPVASKLCEKNIELNKLTGKIISINGDASRIIEEQLENKSDRTLMLLPERSDEFLKSAISTTKNEGIIHYYSHIHADKKSEAGKLSEEHYLQVTPVKSEILGSKIVRAVGPRYYQTVVDVKISK, from the coding sequence ATGTTAAAAAAAGCACTTTCAAGTGTGCTTTCTGAAAAAGAAAGTGAGGATTTGATCTCAGCATTTGATCAAATTGGAGACATAATTATTGTAAGAATCCCAAATTCCCTGTTGCCAAAGAAAAAAATCATTGGTGAGACTCTGCTAAATGAAGTAAAAATTGCCAGGAGTGTATTCTATCAAGCATCAGATGTCGAGGGAGATTTTCGCACAAGGAATTTAGAAATCCTAGCAGGAGAAGACAACACTGAGACAGAATACAAAGAATTTGGATGTAAATTCATAGTTGATGTTGAAAAGGCATTTTTTTCACCTAGATTATCAACAGAAAGAGAAAGAATTGCAAATTTGATTCAGGATGGAGAGGTAGTAACAAACATGTTTGCAGGAGTTGGAATGTTCTCGGTAATGGCTGCAAAAAAGAAAAAATGCACTGTTTATAGTTTAGATATCAATCCAGTTGCCTCAAAACTATGTGAAAAAAATATAGAACTAAACAAATTAACGGGAAAAATAATATCAATTAATGGAGATGCATCTAGAATTATCGAGGAACAGTTAGAGAATAAATCAGATAGAACATTGATGTTATTGCCAGAAAGATCGGATGAATTTTTAAAATCTGCAATTAGTACAACTAAAAATGAAGGAATAATCCATTATTATTCCCATATTCATGCTGATAAAAAATCGGAAGCTGGAAAACTTTCAGAAGAGCATTACCTTCAAGTCACACCAGTCAAATCAGAAATTCTAGGATCAAAAATTGTAAGAGCAGTAGGTCCAAGATATTATCAAACAGTAGTGGATGTAAAAATTTCTAAATAG
- a CDS encoding NADH-quinone oxidoreductase subunit N: protein MLEITSTPLVLIAILGTVGVILPIISIARKEKGSNSFYAVIAFAALIVSLGYVGYQFINDNVSTSALFSEDVLVDDGFGGFFAIAMLIVALFTTVGSFNYMRKHNSPAVYYSLILLATIGMVLVAYSTDLVMLFVAWELMSIPTYVLVGFMKKNPSSNEAALKYFLFGALSSAIIVYGISISYGLTGSTNIGEVIQGYSALDPSLLPLALLSVGMFIAGFGFKMGLVPFHQWLPDTYEGAPSPITALLAAATKKAGFAATIRIVVLGMVVLNLDWTLALGIIAVMTMTIGNVAAIMQKNLSRMLAYSSIAHAGYILIGLAVAPHSSLGLQGSLYQIMNHAVMKGAAFIAIAGIVTTLAVTNIDKLKGLGRRMPITALGLVIALFALAGIPPLSGFWSKLMLFGSALDASSALWWAPWLAIAGVLNSALSLAYYGWITRKMYFEGESEKRVAEPKSIIAVMIFSTIFLVGFGVYPDPLIKFVEFATPVISLGLMP from the coding sequence TTGTTAGAAATTACTTCAACACCATTGGTATTGATTGCAATATTGGGTACCGTGGGGGTTATTCTTCCTATAATTAGTATTGCAAGAAAAGAAAAAGGCTCTAATTCATTCTATGCTGTAATTGCATTTGCTGCATTAATTGTATCCTTGGGATATGTTGGATATCAATTCATTAACGACAATGTCTCTACATCTGCTCTTTTCTCTGAAGATGTTTTAGTTGATGATGGATTTGGTGGATTCTTTGCAATAGCAATGTTGATTGTTGCCTTGTTCACAACAGTTGGTTCTTTCAATTACATGAGGAAACATAATTCTCCTGCTGTATACTATTCTCTAATTTTACTTGCAACGATTGGTATGGTGTTAGTAGCATATTCTACTGATTTGGTAATGTTGTTTGTTGCGTGGGAACTAATGAGTATTCCAACATATGTTTTAGTTGGATTCATGAAAAAGAATCCAAGCTCCAATGAGGCTGCTCTAAAGTATTTCTTATTTGGTGCATTATCCTCTGCAATCATAGTTTACGGAATCTCTATTTCCTATGGATTGACTGGTTCTACAAATATCGGAGAAGTCATCCAAGGTTATTCGGCACTTGATCCTTCTCTATTGCCTCTTGCTTTACTTTCTGTTGGAATGTTTATTGCAGGATTTGGATTCAAGATGGGGCTTGTGCCTTTCCATCAGTGGCTGCCTGACACTTATGAGGGCGCACCTTCACCAATTACTGCACTCCTTGCAGCAGCAACAAAGAAAGCTGGATTTGCAGCAACAATTCGAATTGTAGTTCTTGGAATGGTAGTTCTAAATCTTGATTGGACATTAGCTCTTGGTATTATTGCTGTAATGACTATGACGATAGGAAACGTTGCTGCAATTATGCAAAAGAATCTGTCAAGAATGTTGGCATATTCCAGTATTGCCCATGCGGGGTATATTTTAATTGGACTTGCAGTTGCACCACATAGTTCACTTGGGTTACAAGGTTCATTGTACCAAATCATGAATCATGCTGTAATGAAAGGTGCCGCATTCATTGCGATAGCTGGCATTGTTACAACGCTTGCAGTAACTAATATCGACAAACTCAAAGGACTTGGAAGACGAATGCCAATAACTGCCCTAGGTTTGGTGATTGCATTATTTGCATTAGCTGGAATTCCACCACTTTCAGGATTTTGGAGTAAACTCATGCTATTTGGTAGTGCCTTGGATGCAAGTTCTGCATTGTGGTGGGCTCCTTGGCTTGCAATTGCTGGAGTTCTTAACAGTGCATTATCTCTTGCTTACTATGGTTGGATTACAAGAAAAATGTACTTTGAAGGAGAATCAGAAAAAAGAGTTGCAGAACCAAAATCAATTATTGCAGTAATGATCTTCTCAACTATATTCTTAGTAGGATTTGGTGTGTATCCAGATCCGCTCATTAAGTTTGTAGAATTTGCAACTCCGGTAATTAGTTTGGGCCTTATGCCTTAA
- a CDS encoding polyprenyl synthetase family protein codes for MTKFFDQAILDRKNIEINPLLETYGRYIQKIDEALDNELSLYSESEFIEPLKYSLDGGKRIRPIILTLAAESVGKIDENTLSASCAVEFLHMESIIHDDIIDNETMRRQKDPFHIKYGYNTSVLTGDFVLGLILAISSRLDNARITKDLATTAMLMSEGEMIENRLETSEDVTFDDYLKVIEYKTATAFEVAARTGAIIANGTEEQIEALTEYGKNIGIAYQIRDDLLDWKNEDKLFNLLIKKSSDPRDVFNKMEELLKEYSEKARAGLRKIPDNDAKMNLDNLIKFTSFKA; via the coding sequence ATGACAAAGTTTTTTGATCAGGCAATTTTGGACAGGAAAAATATTGAGATCAATCCTCTACTTGAAACTTATGGAAGATACATTCAAAAAATTGATGAAGCGTTAGATAATGAGCTTTCTCTTTATTCTGAATCTGAATTCATTGAACCGCTGAAATATTCACTGGACGGTGGAAAACGGATTAGACCCATTATTTTGACTCTCGCAGCCGAAAGTGTAGGAAAAATTGATGAAAATACACTATCTGCATCTTGTGCTGTTGAATTTTTACATATGGAATCAATCATTCATGATGATATCATTGATAATGAAACTATGCGAAGGCAAAAGGATCCGTTTCATATCAAATATGGTTACAATACCAGTGTACTTACAGGAGATTTTGTTTTAGGATTAATCCTTGCAATATCATCCAGATTAGATAACGCCAGAATTACAAAAGATTTAGCCACAACTGCAATGCTAATGAGCGAAGGAGAGATGATTGAGAATAGATTAGAGACCAGCGAAGATGTTACGTTTGATGATTATCTCAAGGTAATTGAATATAAGACAGCAACTGCGTTTGAAGTAGCTGCAAGAACAGGTGCGATTATTGCAAACGGTACCGAAGAACAAATCGAAGCACTAACAGAATATGGAAAAAACATAGGAATTGCATATCAAATAAGAGATGATCTGTTGGATTGGAAAAATGAGGATAAACTGTTTAATCTATTAATCAAAAAGAGTTCTGATCCAAGAGATGTTTTTAATAAAATGGAAGAGCTGCTAAAAGAATATTCTGAGAAAGCAAGAGCAGGTTTAAGAAAAATTCCAGACAATGATGCAAAAATGAATCTAGATAATTTAATTAAATTTACTTCGTTTAAGGCATAA
- a CDS encoding site-2 protease family protein, with translation MEDNSQEDIISLVKSIFEVSDFTKTEFSLEFRIEDFDFKSKFENLARKLENMNYAGKLEEIDNGRYVIIQKFSPKKQRKWMSSSWTPRILFAIVISFVMIDGYYRTSGTNSIIEIGDPLEMAGVYTLSLLGILGIHELGHIIAAKIHRLKTTWPYFIPGLPVIGIPTFGAFIQSRGLTINREILFDVAIAGPIAGLVIAIIVSIYGAYTAPMLDQDIAAGLFAESKLIEWNQGEPLLMTASLALFGKGGDGQEVIMTPVMFAAWIGFLITFLNLLPAWQLDGGHMARTLLGPKLHRYATFGSMAILILLNYWLMAMLILIMSSRNPGATPLDDISPLSRNRKLAYIGIIGLAILCAPLPSDFLPNFLP, from the coding sequence ATGGAAGACAACTCACAAGAAGATATTATTTCGTTAGTTAAATCAATATTTGAGGTAAGTGATTTTACAAAAACAGAGTTTTCCTTAGAGTTTAGAATAGAAGATTTTGATTTCAAATCAAAGTTTGAAAATTTAGCAAGAAAATTAGAGAATATGAATTATGCTGGAAAGTTAGAAGAAATAGATAACGGAAGATATGTAATCATTCAGAAATTTTCACCAAAAAAACAGAGAAAATGGATGAGCTCTTCTTGGACTCCTCGAATATTATTTGCAATTGTCATTTCATTTGTAATGATTGATGGGTATTATAGAACATCAGGAACAAATTCGATAATAGAGATCGGTGATCCTCTAGAGATGGCAGGAGTCTATACGTTATCATTGTTAGGAATTTTAGGGATTCATGAACTCGGTCATATTATTGCTGCAAAAATACACAGGCTAAAAACAACTTGGCCTTATTTCATTCCAGGATTACCTGTGATTGGAATTCCAACTTTTGGAGCATTTATTCAATCAAGAGGTTTAACAATTAACCGAGAAATATTATTTGATGTAGCCATTGCAGGTCCAATTGCAGGATTGGTAATTGCGATAATAGTTTCAATTTACGGAGCATATACTGCACCAATGTTGGATCAAGATATTGCAGCAGGATTATTTGCAGAATCGAAATTAATTGAATGGAATCAAGGAGAACCACTTCTAATGACAGCAAGTTTAGCATTATTTGGAAAAGGGGGAGACGGACAGGAAGTAATAATGACACCAGTAATGTTTGCGGCGTGGATTGGATTTTTAATTACATTTTTGAATCTGCTTCCAGCATGGCAATTAGATGGGGGACATATGGCAAGAACATTACTTGGACCAAAACTGCACAGATATGCAACTTTTGGGAGTATGGCAATTCTAATTTTGTTAAATTATTGGTTAATGGCAATGTTAATTCTCATTATGAGTTCAAGAAATCCCGGTGCTACACCACTTGATGATATATCGCCACTTTCAAGAAATAGAAAACTTGCGTATATTGGAATTATAGGGTTAGCAATTTTGTGTGCACCGTTACCATCAGATTTTCTACCGAACTTTCTACCTTAG
- a CDS encoding transcriptional regulator codes for MDKRKGTGITIFVLCIGGFFLYAYLLMLSEWSPIVLQLSVLMIAGGILGVIAWIGYVMATTKPSSASITSED; via the coding sequence ATGGATAAACGTAAGGGAACTGGCATCACAATTTTTGTTCTTTGTATAGGTGGATTTTTCCTTTATGCATATTTGTTAATGCTTTCAGAATGGAGTCCAATTGTACTGCAATTATCTGTGTTGATGATTGCAGGAGGAATTCTTGGAGTTATTGCATGGATTGGATATGTTATGGCAACAACCAAACCATCATCTGCATCGATTACATCTGAAGATTAA
- a CDS encoding TenA family transcriptional regulator, giving the protein MSIIKKIDEMIEERSLLKHPFYQMWSDGKLTQESLAGYSKEYFQLVKAVPNFMTPIIEKAPNSVTSELIENQQEESDHIKPWIAFAGELGISEDELISYSGLPKTQKAVSILSELMDSFEGGACAMYAFEKEIPKISQTKLDGLAEFYGMTNNDATEYFKLHTEADIRHAASWRNILEKSSTDSNNLIEIADKSISAQNMLLDSCYEEYC; this is encoded by the coding sequence ATGAGTATAATTAAAAAAATTGATGAAATGATTGAAGAAAGAAGTTTATTGAAACATCCTTTCTATCAAATGTGGTCTGATGGAAAATTAACGCAAGAATCTTTGGCAGGTTATTCTAAAGAATATTTTCAACTTGTAAAAGCTGTTCCAAATTTTATGACTCCTATTATTGAAAAAGCACCAAATTCAGTCACAAGTGAATTAATTGAAAATCAACAAGAAGAATCTGATCATATCAAACCATGGATTGCGTTTGCAGGAGAACTTGGTATCTCTGAAGATGAACTGATCTCATATTCTGGTTTGCCTAAAACTCAGAAAGCCGTTTCCATTTTAAGTGAATTAATGGATTCTTTTGAAGGTGGTGCATGTGCAATGTATGCCTTTGAAAAAGAAATTCCAAAAATAAGTCAAACCAAACTTGATGGGTTGGCTGAATTTTATGGAATGACAAATAATGATGCAACAGAGTATTTCAAACTTCATACAGAAGCTGATATCCGACATGCTGCTTCATGGAGAAACATTTTAGAAAAATCTTCAACTGACTCAAACAACTTGATAGAAATTGCAGACAAATCTATCTCTGCCCAAAACATGTTGCTTGATAGTTGCTATGAAGAATATTGTTAA
- the rimI gene encoding ribosomal protein S18-alanine N-acetyltransferase, with the protein MQVILRQLGDCNIRRAEPSDLISVMEINLKTLPEHYSDYFYESLLAELPEAFIVAEIGGKHVGYIMCKTEYGFSNFKKLGFVKKGHVVSIAVLDEYRRKGIGQALVEESVNGVKLRKCDEFYLEVRCSNNEAVRLYEKLGFVIRQQLNAYYRDGEDAYLMAIELD; encoded by the coding sequence ATGCAAGTAATTCTAAGGCAATTAGGGGATTGCAATATTAGACGAGCAGAACCCAGCGATCTTATCTCTGTGATGGAAATCAATTTGAAAACCCTTCCAGAGCATTACTCTGATTATTTCTATGAGAGCTTGCTTGCAGAGCTTCCAGAAGCTTTCATTGTTGCGGAAATAGGAGGGAAACATGTAGGTTACATAATGTGTAAAACTGAATATGGATTTTCAAACTTCAAAAAATTAGGGTTTGTTAAAAAAGGCCATGTGGTTTCCATTGCAGTTCTTGACGAATATAGAAGAAAAGGTATTGGACAAGCACTTGTAGAAGAATCGGTTAATGGTGTCAAATTAAGAAAGTGTGACGAATTTTATCTTGAAGTAAGATGTAGTAATAATGAAGCTGTCAGGCTATACGAAAAACTTGGATTTGTAATTCGACAACAATTAAACGCATATTATCGAGATGGTGAAGATGCATATCTTATGGCCATTGAATTAGATTAG
- a CDS encoding transcriptional regulator produces MPEIWLNYGVTDVVLDIRAENLEQKIDSDGKILEDSAINEKLNSLDLSKPMELVVLHNSKSIQKIISSLFTLCEQKSKPFPKIFAEKKILNLVKAGLPEGSSINEFDSADISNSNLVFMGEMEFDGLFGYETISTRLIKKFGLDSMLSAYAKRQSNLPVPGQHTESLVEAKKFTDNFEIQGIEIVANSKGILDFSIGHPSETLSTSKILESNSIKDVGEHKTMIISTGKDASNFHLGKSLSSLWNCYGAIKKDGLAILVAECKGGLGSDAIQQYIEDRLTLEQLRNPTKYLSGMEDLLFLTEVQKNFQIGLVSILPEFYAKKLNMISLPGIKYSMDYILKTQGVRQKVAVVTDGARLLLR; encoded by the coding sequence ATGCCTGAAATCTGGTTAAATTATGGTGTTACAGACGTTGTTTTGGATATAAGAGCAGAAAATTTAGAACAAAAAATTGACTCTGATGGAAAAATTTTGGAAGATTCTGCGATCAATGAAAAGCTAAATTCTCTTGATTTGTCAAAACCTATGGAACTTGTTGTTTTGCATAATTCAAAATCCATTCAAAAAATCATCTCTTCTTTGTTCACACTATGTGAGCAAAAATCAAAACCGTTCCCAAAAATTTTTGCTGAGAAAAAAATCTTGAATTTGGTCAAAGCAGGACTTCCTGAAGGAAGCTCTATAAACGAATTTGATAGTGCTGACATTTCTAATTCAAATCTTGTATTCATGGGTGAAATGGAATTTGATGGATTATTTGGTTATGAAACCATTTCAACTCGTCTAATCAAAAAATTTGGTTTAGATTCCATGCTTTCAGCATATGCAAAAAGACAAAGCAATTTACCGGTTCCTGGACAACATACTGAAAGTTTAGTAGAAGCAAAAAAATTTACTGATAATTTTGAAATTCAAGGGATCGAAATTGTTGCAAATTCCAAAGGCATACTTGATTTTTCAATTGGCCATCCATCAGAAACTCTTTCAACATCAAAAATTTTGGAATCTAATTCAATCAAGGATGTAGGGGAACATAAAACTATGATAATTAGTACAGGTAAGGATGCAAGTAATTTCCATTTGGGCAAATCTCTTTCATCCCTTTGGAATTGTTATGGTGCAATCAAAAAAGACGGTCTTGCCATTTTAGTAGCTGAATGTAAGGGTGGATTAGGTTCTGATGCAATTCAACAATATATTGAAGATAGATTGACTTTGGAACAACTGCGAAATCCTACAAAATATCTCAGTGGAATGGAAGATTTGTTATTCCTCACAGAAGTACAAAAGAATTTTCAAATTGGACTAGTTTCAATTTTACCCGAATTTTACGCCAAGAAACTGAATATGATTTCACTACCTGGAATAAAATATTCTATGGATTATATTCTAAAAACACAAGGAGTAAGACAAAAGGTTGCAGTTGTTACAGATGGCGCAAGACTTTTGCTAAGGTAG